The genomic stretch CGATTGGACCTTtgacctacaaaaaaaaaagtttggctgACAGATGGAGTTGCTGTCATCTGTGTCAGGGACAGCAAAGGCAGGCCTACAGCAGGGCCCTGGGTCCGGTCAAGGACAGAAGTGGGCGGGCCAGAGGACCGATTGCTGTAGTGCGCACATCCCACCTCAAGGTGGCAGCAGCTGCCCAGAGCCTGCCGACTGTGTCTGGGCGGGACTGTGAGCCCAGGGTTGCCAGATCTTCCAGGTTTTTCAAGATAAGCCTGAAATCAAATTTTCTAGTGGAATTAATTGTCAACTCATTCAAAAATTTAAGCAGCACATGCTGAACACAACCTGCCTGCAGACCGATGATTCTGACTGCAGGCCACGGGTTTGTGCCTTTGGATCTGAAAGGATGCCATTAAGTGTAGGGCACCTCCGAGGCCGATCTGCAAACCAGGGCAGAGCCATCTTGTGCTTCTAGAAAATCGGAATGACTTCCCATGGGGTCCACACAAGAAGAGGACAAAGCAAGTGCCCCGAGGTGGACCATAAGAGTCACTGGTCCACTCATCATGATTTAATTCAGCACAGATTTATTAACCTCCTACTGTATGCCAGTCTCAGAGCCAGAGATCCAGCGGTGAATGTGACAGGCACAGTTCCTGCTCTCTGCGACCCTTCATTCTAGCTGGGGAGACATACTCGAAACAAATAATTGCCTAATAATTCATTTGTGATATGTAAGGTGCTGCAGTAGAGCTGGGGGTTAAAAGTTAGGGTTTGATTCCTGACCCCACACCCTTAGGTATGTCACTTTGGCAAATCACCTgatctgagtctcagtttcctcatttcttgcCTGTAAAGTGGGTAAGATAATGTCATAGGGTTGTTCTGGGGACTCATTGAGATCAGGCAAATAATAAGCTGCTGCACACAAGAGGGGGGCCTAGGTGTGGCAGGgaatccccccctccccccccccccagtgatgTTGGGGCTTCCTGCCAGCAAGGGCAGTGGGAGGCCTCCTGTACGTACAGAGGCTCAGTCCCCTGGTAACCGCCATTCTGCTGAGGTGGTGGCCATGGGCATCTGGCTATTCTGCCTCTGTTTCTTACCCTCTCTGTCCACTTCACAGTAGGATCTGGTGACCAAGGACAGGGAAGGTACTGCTCTTGACCATACCGGGAGAAGACTGGGCCTTTCCAGCTATGGGCAAGAGCCCCCTCCACTGAGGCTGCTGCATTTTGAGCTCCTCAGACCCTTAACTAAGCTTTAAAAATCTGGGGGCATGTATAAACCAAGGCAGAAAATCTTCCCCATGCCCCTTCAGTGCAGAATACCAGCTTCGGCGGGCCGAGGTCTCAGTCACAGGGCCCTTTGGACCTTCTGAATGACCCGGCCCAAGAGGCAGGAGGCAAATGGCAAGGGACTGAAGTGTCAGCAGTATTTCTGGGGCCTTGAACTTCAGCTCAGTGGGGAGAAACCTCAGTGGTCAAAACATGGTTCGAACTTCCTGGGCACCTAATCCAAACTTCCGCCCAAAGGGAaagctcctttttctttctttcttttctttctttctttctttctttctttctttctttctttcttccttttctttctttctttcagtttattttgaaagggagagagagagcatgagagcaggagcacgtgggggaggtgcagagacaaaggggcagaggatctgaagcaggcaggctctgcactgtcagcacacagcctgatacagggctttaattcatgaaccaggagatcatgacctgaaccaaagtcggctgcttaaccaactgagccacacaggcgcccctggggaaagctccttttttttcctttaacatttatttattatcaagagacagagagagagagagagcgtgagcaggggaggggcagagagagagagggagacacagaatccaaagcaggttccaggccctgagctgtcagcacagagccggacgcggggcttaaactcacaaatggtgagatcatgacctgagccgaggtcagacgcttaaccgactgagccacccaggcgcccctcaaatatcTCTTTTCCACCAAGGCCTGCCCATCCCATGTCTAAGCACAAAGGTCCCAGGAGGAAGAGACAAGCTTCAGTTTCCACTCAAGCTAAAAGGAATGGAGTGTGCTCCTTGATGACAGCCCCCAGGCTGAGGTCACACCGCCTGGCCTGGTGTGCTGTCAGGGGAGGTGGCCCCACTGGGGGATGGGCACTGGAAGACAGGATAGAGGCTGGGGAAGTGCTCAGGCACTCCCCACTCACAGGCACCCACTGCTCCTTCCCTCCAAGTTGTAGGCCTAGaatttgaatgaaaaaagatTTCACTAGCCTAGCTCAgccttctcattttaatttgatttttatttttttaatttatttttattttgtatttattttaggagaaaactgaggcccagggctaAGTGCCTCTCCGAAGGTCAGAGGTGAACCAGAAAGCCAGGATTTTTTGAGGTCATGGTAAGAAGCATCAGGCCTTCAGTTCCTTGTGATGCATCACTGTCACGAGGTGGGAACTCAGGACCACTGTGGTATTAAGTCAGAGCCACCATGGGGTTGGTGGGAACTAACTGGGGTATCCTCCCTCAGCCCATCTGGACTCTTTTCAGGCTATTTCCTAAGCTCTGCTCCCTTCCCTACGGGTCTTATATGAACACGAAGTTCACTGCCATCTGTAGGACGCCGAGTGTCCACACAAATTTCTATCTTCACACGGTCTTTACGTCCCAGTTACGCAAAACCGGCATCTAAAAGATCCCTCCACGCACCAGGTCACCCGTGCCAACCTCTAACTGCTCCGTGCCAGAGGCTGAGGATGAACGACGCTGAGTCCCTGCACAAGCCTTACTTTGTCCTATCGTCTGAACTATCGTTCTACTTAACTCCACTTGATCTTGTTCCTGTGTTGCCCCGCGTGGCCATAACCCTTTAAATTCAGCTTTTTCCCCCAGAACAACTGATCATCTTGGTCTAAGTAAATCTGGAAGCCAATTCAAGGCATCACAAACGCTCATAATCCTTCCCAATTTGAGTATAAACTTGGCCCACTCACTGGCCTCCGGTTGATAAAGCCAGAGCCGAGGAAGCACGTGCGAGGCAACCAGCAGACCCTCCTGCAGTCTGGCCACCGGCACTGTCTCACCTTGCACTGTCTCACCTCTCACTACAGATGCGTGGCTTCCAAGGGCTTTTATACAGATGTCGAAGCAAATAATCCTAGGCAATTAAGGCCATTTCCCGAATAGCACCAAGGAAAGCTGCCAAAGGCTTTCCCTGAATTGACAAGCAAATCTCTGACAATGGTGAATATAACCTCTGGATACAAGATGAAGTAGATTGCGAACCTTAACCACCCAGATCAAACGCTACTCTAGAAAGTAAGGCTCCCTTTAACCTCTTCCCAGAAGGTTGCTACATGGGCACAGAGGATTAGACGAATATTCCCACTTTGGAGTCATGGCTTCTTTGGCAGTAAAGCACTGGAGGGCACATCCCCACCCCACTGGTAACATAAAGCAAATACACTGTCAAATACCTCGAACTAGGATCTCCAGATTTCCTCTGAAGCCTTCTCTAGAAAGCCCACGAAGCCCATGCCTTAATCTGCCTTTTTAACAGGGACATGGGAACAAAAATAAGCTTGTTTGTGAATAAACATCTGAAAGACCATCGGGACAGCTGATCTGGGCGGGGCATCAAAACACAGTGAGGATTGTGGAAGAAGACAAAGCAGGACCACTCTGGGGcagagaactttctgtgatgtgTGCACTGGGtgtttctggaggccagaggcccCGTCTGGAACAAACAGCAACCAGGAGGGCCTCTAACACGTCACGGTTTATTACCTGTAGAGAAAGAAGTCACTGCCACCAACAGCACTGTGCAGTTTTATTAACCATTCAAGTACAGTAGCATCTGGGAAGATCGGGACAGAATTGGGATTTAAAAGTGAACAGATATTCAGCATCTAACAGTTTGAAAGAAGCCACTACATACTCTTTTCACAAACAGGTTTTCACAGAGCCAATACAGTACTAGCCATTAACCCAGCACACCAGGTGTGCTGAAGTAGAAAAGATGCAACGAGAAAAATAGCTACATTAGAAAGACTTCAACACTttagaaaaagagtaaaacactTTCAGTTTCTCCCCTTTAGCCCCTAAAACAACATCATACAGTCTGGGTCTACCTATACAGTCCTACATCAGCTTCTAGAATATTTGTCAGGagggcaaaaataaaatgacactgGCCAGTACAGTCTTTGGATatttgggaaggggaaggggagaaagtcAGTTCTCAGAACAAATTAGTCGGCTTCAGTTTCATCAGCAGGGTCTTTGGACTCTTTGTTCTTCCGTACTTCTTCAATGTGCTTGTCCTGTGAAGAAATGGCATTCGTCATCAGTCTAATTCGAAAGCCTGCCAAGGCGCTCACCCCGAGAGTCCCAACGGCAGCATCAGGGCGCGTATTATAGATCAGTGGGAATCACATCGCATACTTAGAATTCTAAACATGATCTTCCAACTTCCTTGGGTCACTCGGGGAACCTAATGACTGAGCCTCCTACGACTCTTCCACAGAATGTACAACTATTCTGGAAATTATTGCATagtctgtcttatttcattttcatatatttttttaaagattttatattttaagtcatCTCTCCATTCAACGTGGAGCCTGAACCACGACCCCGAGAGCAAGAAAAatcgcacgctccactgactgagccagccgggagcTCTGCTCCACCTTATTCTAAAATAAGATACCTGTCATTTAATGTGTCAGGGCCTGAAACTGGTGACAAAGACACCAACCACCTAGATCGAGGCCATTAGTTCAGGCACCTCATTGGGGCAGACTTCAAGCTCTTGACCCTCTCAAAGCCAGGCTGGGACACCAACCTTCTCCCGCAAGCGCTCCAGTTTGGCAGCCATCTGTGCCTCTCGGTTCTCTTTGTTGGCTTCCATTTTGTGGGTCAGCTTTTCTTCCGCCATTTTACTGAAGTTGTTGTTCTCCTCGATCGCTTTCTGAAGCACTTCTTTCTCATGCTCCCGCTTCTCAGCAAGCTGCTTCAAGACCTCGGCTTCGTGGGACTGAAAAATGTGTTAAGAGGCTAGACTCTCGGACGTTTATTTAGCATTAGGTACAATGACAAAAGAAATGATTAATCGGGAGGactgaagagagacagaaaatgaagtcTCCTTAAATAACACCTAAGTCAAGGGCCTGAATTATCTGTCTCAAAATATGGTGAAAACCATACTGTTTTTCTGGTATTTGtatttactttggaaaactgCCCAGGCTGGTTCAGAGTCTTGCACTACTGTTCTTTAAGGGAATCCCTGTAAGATTTACTGCTTAATGGTAGCAAGAGGACTTGAGCGATGTGCACGCGACAAAGGAGCTGTACTGTAAAGAATCTGGCTCTTGAACTTGAAAGTCCACCCAAAGAAAATTAGCTTATTATGAAAAAATGCAACCATAtcgataaaaagaaaatctatgaatGATAGGGAATTTAAGATTAAGAGCCCAGATTACTAGAGAGAGTTCTGTTTCGAGGAAAAACTTATCAGCTTTTCTCTTTAGAAGCTGCATTCACTTCCAGACCACTGGAGCTCTGTTACCAGTGTGCCTCCTTCAACAGACTCGGAATGGCTTGTTACCAAATAGATTCTGATGTGCTTGGAAGTATCACTGACTTGCGCAAAAACTGAAGAGCACCTGCCACTGGTTCTCTTCTGCAAAACCCCAGTCAGGGGAAATGTCGCTACATTTAGGCAGTTACTGCAGAAAAGCACAAGCTAGTGACGACAGGGCTGGGGTCGactccttaattttttttgtccaGCTACTGGCCGCATCTCCTCCACAAACTCAAAAACTCCATGAACCTCCATATGAACTCTATCTGCACAGAGAAACAGGTAGAGGACCCAGCCTTGCACACACTGCCACTCTTCCTGGAGAAATGAATCACGCGCAGGGTTGACCGTGGGTCAGTGCACATATACATGACATGTAGCACTGAAATGTCCATGGTGCATCTTACAGCAGCTTAAACAGgggcctgtgtatgtgtgtatgtggttaGATGTGTTAGACTTCAAATTGCATTAACTGTGTTGGTCAGGGGCAGGTTACCGCTTCACCTTCTTGTGCCTACTTtccctaattttatttaaaaaaaaatttttttttcattaaataaactctacacccaacacggggcttgacctcaccaccccaagatcaagagccacatgccgtactgactgagccagccaggcgcccctccctaattttaaaattaaacccaCTCACCTCAATCAGGGTTGTTGGAAGGGAATGAAATGggaatttatatataaagttctTCATGAAAAGAATAATATTGGATGGAAGGAAATGCACCAAAACGTTAACAATGGTTATTTCTGGGAAGTAggataatgaatatttttaattttctatgcaTAAACTTTTGTGattctcaatttttctataaCAAGCATTTCCATACTTGTTGATTCTTcggatttgtttttgaaaatggatACTTTACAGAATTGCTTAGGTAAGAGAAAAACTGCCCTAATATCATCATGCCAGTGGAGCAACACAATCACATTACCAGcaatctaaaatgtttttattgtacagttctcaaaaagcaaaacaaaacaaaaaaacccacagacacaacacacacaaaccacaccGAACTAattccctcccccaaaaaagggaaagaaaaagaaatcatgcacCAACAAatctatttttcaaagagaaagcatgagagaaGCAGGAACTTTGGTTTCAGACAAACAGAGGCTTGAATTCTGGCTACGATACTCACTAGCTACAGGACATGGGAGAATGACAACATTCCCAAGaccattttctcctttcagtatCTCAGACATCTACGATCCTTTAGGGTCattgtattaaagaaaaatagaagtaaagGACTTGGTACATAATAGGAGTTCGGTAAGTGATGCCtggccttttcttcttcctggcaTATGTAATTTACACAGTGTGTAATTACACAGATGTGTAATAATCACATCTAGCTAcaactgtttttctcctgttatggaaataaaactgatttgccacattacataaataaataccctGTTCTCTGTGAATTGTGATGTTTACCTTGCGTCTTTCTTCTGCCGCTTCTAATTTCTTCTGAATTTCCTCCAGGGAAAGATCCTTCTTCtttggaggggaaagggggaattCTGGGACGGATTCTTTTGATCGAGGGCTGAGAATCAGCTCAAAAGCCTGGCCTGAGGCACGCTTCTCCAGTTCTTTCACCTGGATATCTGGATTTGATCATATTTATAACGTATTCAGAAAAATGGGGTTTTCCTATTCTAATAAACTATCCTGTAATTTTCTAAAAACTAAATCAATTTAATGAAAAGATTTAGGGCTGATGAAGCTTCCGTTTGCAGGCAAGAAATTACGTAAATACCACCTCTCAGAAAACCAAAGCTCAGTATTTTTGGATTAATAAATACCATTCTGAGATATCAGTGCTTGACAATCactttcataataaaagaaagactTGTGCAAAACTCCACAATTTTGCTCTAGACCAAGCCAAATCATCAAATGGTGAAACAATTACAAGCTCTCAGTATATTCAagtgatattttttcttctttattctccgATTTATAAAATGGGTTTTTATTTATAAGACCAAAACACAACTGCCAAATTAATGGCTTGAGGCCTGAATCCATCTCCTATTATAAAATCCTAAACCCATCAGTATTCAGCTTTTCCAAATAGATTACCTACCAGAAGAAGCCATGGTGAACAGAAGACAAGAGACTGGCAGTGTATTCTACACAATCCACTGGCAAGGAAAACCCTGAAAACgatttttaaaagcatgcaatcaatttctttgcatttctaggTCATTGATCCAAAGGGACCTCAAATAACATCCACATAAATCAGTGTCAGAAAAATCACTACTGTGGAATTGAATAAGACATCATTAactagaaaatcataaaaatctagaaaatactgaaacattGGTAAATTTGAACTAAATAGAACATTGGTTTCAGAAAATCAAGTCAACTGAGCTTGCCTGTTCAAAAAACATCCCCGCGATTTTAAAATTTAGACAAGGTTAAGtcacaatatatatttttctcctataaACTCTAAAATActccccccccacgccccccggAATCAGCGAGAAGATATTCCAGATTCAACTCAACAGTGAGACCGGAGCCATCTTAATACTGCCTACAACTCATTGTGCAAATGAAATACCCACCCCTGCTTTGTCTGTGTCTGCCATGGTGGAAAACAAAACGCCCAAGCTAATATTAACCAATAATGTTGAACTCCTATTGTTCTTGGGGCCTAAGCTTCTTATCCAACAGCGGGCAAAATTAATCAGTTTTATGAACCTCTAGGCTTTAGGTTGTAGTATTTGCTGCCTTATATCATGAAAAATTCTACATTCCCCCccccttgatttttttaaggtcATTATCCTTGTAGACCCCAGCCTGGTAAGAAGACATAAGATTACAGATCCCAACAGCTGGAAATTAAAATCCGAGGCAACGAAACGGTCTAACCCCGGCAGAGCATGAGACGCAGCACCGGACCCAGGATGGGCGTGGCCCCGGTCAAAGCGAGGAAAAGCGGGTGGCCGCCCCCGGCCAATCAGAGCACGCCCTGCGCTCCggcccctggccccgcccccttcctccccGCGCCTTTTCGAATCTCCCCGAACTCACAACACCCCGGAGCCCGCGCGcgtgggaaggggagggatgggCGGGGCTAACGGTCCTATCTGGGTAACTCCGCCCTTCCCGGGCTAGCCCCGCGCTGACGAACCCCCCCCCAACTCCCGCCAAAAACATCTcgaggccacccccacccctgcagcagcTCGGCGGGTGGGGCAGGCCCGGGGAACTGGCCGTGGGATAGCCCCGCCATCGGCCCGCCACCTCCTCCCTTCACTCCCTCCCAACCTGCCTCCAGCCTAGTTGTCTGTGCCCCTCGCCGCGAGAACAGGATTGCTCTCGTGGGGTGTCAGCCTCTCCGGCTCGGCCCTAGTCACTGGGCGAGGGCGACAGCGGGGAGGGGATGAGGCCCTAGTCGCCGGCAGTCTGGCCCTAAAACCGCTGCTCCCTAGAGCCGCCCCGCCCCTTCAAACAATGGGGACCCCAGTGGGGCCGCGactgcagaaggaaggaaggaggcaaacgAAGGCCCACGCCCCCTATTGTCTCCACGACTGCACCCCGGGCTAACACCAAAGACTTGCCCAGCTGgccgcgccccctccccacgATAGCCGCGCCCCCAGGGAGCGGGGACAAAGCCGAGACTCCGCCCGAGCCACACACAAAGCGGAGCGACCCCCGCCCGCCAGCCCCTCTTGGGGCCCGCGGCCACGCCCGCCGCCCTCCAGCAGGGGGCCGCTGCCATGGC from Panthera leo isolate Ple1 chromosome C1, P.leo_Ple1_pat1.1, whole genome shotgun sequence encodes the following:
- the STMN1 gene encoding stathmin, with translation MASSDIQVKELEKRASGQAFELILSPRSKESVPEFPLSPPKKKDLSLEEIQKKLEAAEERRKSHEAEVLKQLAEKREHEKEVLQKAIEENNNFSKMAEEKLTHKMEANKENREAQMAAKLERLREKDKHIEEVRKNKESKDPADETEAD